One Cinclus cinclus chromosome 24, bCinCin1.1, whole genome shotgun sequence genomic window carries:
- the GRB7 gene encoding growth factor receptor-bound protein 7, translating to MEGGAQQSSLWEPPEQDGGPGERDGGEGPPEVRRSQPLFIHGSSRQPPQEEPRASSLPSIPNPFPELCSPSNSPILSSPALGQAPPREGTSHVVKVFGEDGACRSLEVSAGTTARQLCETLVRRTRALHDHSWALVELHQHLALERCLEDHESVVEVQNSWAPGADSRFVFRKNFAKYELFKSNAQLLFPEVMVSSCLEANKSMAHSELIQNFLNSGSCPEVQGFLQQREAGRKVWKRYHFSLRRSGLYYSTKGTSKDPRHLQYFADLTESNIYYVTQGKKLYGTPTEFGFCIKPHKVRSGVKGLKLLCSEDEQSRSCWMAAFRLFKYGMQLYRNYQQAQARLSQPPWIGPTPLRSVSDNALVAMDFSGCTGRVIENPNEVLTAALEEAQAWRKKTTHRYSLPTACHSSPLSAAIHRTQPWFHGRISREDTQQLIGRQGLVDGVFLVRESQRNPKGFVLSLCHLQRIKHYLILPSEEEGRLYFTMDDGQTRFADLIQLVEFHQINRGILPCKLRHYCTCVAL from the exons ATGGAGGGGGGGGCTCAACAGAGCAGTCTCTGGGAGCCCCCCGAGCAGGATGGGGGTCCTGGTGAGCGGGATGGGGGCGAGGGGCCACCCGAGGTCAGGCGCTCCCAGCCCCTCTTCATCCACGGCAGCAG CCGGCAGCCACCACAGGAGGAGCCACGAGCATCATCGCTGCCCAGCATCCCCAACCCCTTCCccgagctctgcagcccctccaaCTCACCCATCCTGAGCAGCCCGGCCCTGGGACAGGCACCCCCCCGCGAGGGCACCTCCCAT GTGGTGAAGGTGTTCGGTGAGGATGGCGCGTGCCGCTCTCTGGAGGTGTCAGCAGGGACCACGGCACGGCAGCTCTGCGAGACCCTGGTGCGCAGGACACGGGCGCTGCACGACCACAGCTGGGCCCTGGTGGAGCTGCACCAGCACCTGGCCCTAG AGCGCTGCCTGGAGGACCACGAGTCGGTGGTGGAGGTGCAGAACTCCTGGGCTCCGGGTGCTGACAGCCGCTTCGTGTTCCGCAAGAACTTCGCCAAGTATGAGCTCTTCAAGAGCAACGCG CAGTTGCTGTTCCCTGAGGTGATGGTGTCCAGCTGCCTGGAGGCCAACAAGAGCATGGCACACTCCGAGCTCATCCAG AATTTCCTCAACTCTGGGAGCTGCCCTGAAGTCCAGGGCTTCCTGCAACAGCGGGAGGCCGGCCGCAAGGTCTGGAAGCGTTACCACTTCTCCCTGCGCCGCTCGGGGCTCTACTACTCCACCAAGGGCACCTCCAAG GACCCCCGGCACCTCCAGTACTTTGCTGACCTCACCGAGTCCAACATCTACTACGTGACGCAGGGCAAGAAGCTCTATGGGACTCCCACCGAGTTCGGCTTCTGCATCAAG CCCCACAAGGTGCGGAGCGGCGTGAAGGGTctgaagctgctctgcagtgaggATGAGCAGAGCCGCAGCTGCTGGATGGCCGCGTTCCGGCTCTTCAAG TACGGGATGCAGCTCTACCGTAACTACCAGCAAGCACAGGCAAGATTGAGCCAACCCCCATGGATCGGCCCCACTCCCCTG CGAAGCGTCTCGGACAATGCACTGGTGGCCATGGACTTCTCAGGGTGCACAGGCCGGGTGATCGAGAACCCCAATGAGGTTCtgacagcagccctggaggAGGCACAGGCTTGGAGG AAGAAGACGACACACCGGTACAGCCTGCCCACAGCCTGTCACAGCTCCCCGCTCAGTGCCG CCATCCACCGCACCCAGCCCTGGTTCCACGGACGCATCTCCCGGGAGGACACCCAGCAGCTCATCGGTCGTCAGGGCTTGGTGGATGG GGTCTTCCTGGTTCGGGAGAGCCAGCGGAACCCCAAGGGCTTcgtgctgtccctgtgccacctaCAGCGCATCAAACACTACCTCATCCTGCCG AGTGAGGAGGAGGGTCGGCTCTACTTCACCATGGACGACGGTCAGACGCGCTTTGCCGACCTCATCCAGCTCGTGGAGTTCCACCAGATCAACCGTGGCATCCTGCCCTGCAAGCTGAGGCACTACTGCACCTGCGTGGCCCTCTGA
- the MIEN1 gene encoding migration and invasion enhancer 1, whose amino-acid sequence MAGEEEEPGGRREGGREGVQAQRERPPRPGTLPPDQGFLFSTGFIYLRQLPPPPDITMPRACCPAPAPTNTRGGPQPLRPRGGVSSLAPAHPRGAGPPKPPPMTPPMWCLGVSPGAVGVPMALESSCEGHFRSQGFHVGPKKVILGSTGVGDTRSPGSRRVSRRSRSRQDEKRGGAERQEVACHVTAPGSGCAAGSGAMSSGAGDATGDGNAAESGAERRVRIVVEYCEPCGFEATYQELASAVRDEYPDIEIESRLGGTGAFEIEINGQLVFSKLENGGFPYEKDLIEAIRRARNGEPLEKITNSRPPCIIL is encoded by the exons atggcaggggaggaggaagagccgGGAGGAAGgcgggaaggagggagggaaggggtgcAGGCGCAGCGAGAG CGCCCGCCGCGTCCCGGCACCCTCCCGCCGGACCAGGGATTCCTGTTCTCTACCGGCTTTATCTACCTGCGCCAGCTCCCGCCCCCGCCTGACATCACGATGCCCCGGGCTTGCTGCCCGGCACCGGCCCCCACCAACACTCGGGGGGGCCCCCAGCCCCTCCGGCCCCGAGGGGgggtgtccagcctggcccccGCCCACCCCCGAGGGGCTGGACCCCCTAAACCACCTCCCATGACCCCCCCGATGTG GTGTTTAGGTGTGTCCCCTGGAGCAGTGGGAGTTCCCATGGCACTGGAGAGCTCCTGTGAGGGTCATTTCAGGTCCCAAGGGTTCCATGTGGGTCCCAAGAAAGTCATTTTGGGTTCCACCGGGGTGG GTGACACACGG TCACCGGGGTCACGGCGGGTCTCCCGGAGGTCTCGGAGCAGACAAGATGAGAAACGAGGCGGTGCAGAGCGGCAGGAAGTGGCATGTCACGTGACCGCACCCGGAAGCGGCTGCGCGGCGGGATCGGGGGCCATGAGCAGCGGGGCTGGGGACGCGACCGGGGACGGGAACGCGGCCGAGAGTGGAGCCGAGCGGCGGGTCCGCATCGTGGTGGAGTACTG CGAGCCCTGTGGCTTCGAGGCCACGTACCAGGAGCTGGCGAGCGCTGTGAGGGACGAGTACCCCGACATCGAGATTGAATCACGGCTGGGAGGCACTG GTGCCTTCGAGATCGAGATCAATGGGCAGCTTGTCTTCTCCAAGCTGGAGAATGGGGGCTTTCCCTATGAGAAGGAT CTGATCGAGGCCATCCGCAGAGCCCGCAATGGGGAGCCCCTGGAGAAAATCACCAACAGCCGCCCCCCCTGCATCATCTTGTAG
- the LOC134053351 gene encoding retinol dehydrogenase 8-like — protein sequence MAPKTVLITGCSSGIGLALAVRLARDKQRRFRVIATMRNVGRSGALAAAAGPALGRTLEIKQLDVCDEGSIRACLDSIPGRHVDILVSNAGVGMAGPLECQSLAAMQSLMDTNFFGLVRLVKEVLPDMKRRRGGHIVVISSIMGLQGIVFNDIYSASKFAVEGFCESLVVQALRFNVAISLVEPGPVMTEFETKLYEEAERADYSRTDPETAEIFTKLYLRNSRDVFTSLGQTPEDIAEHTLRVIEAARPPFRHQTNVAYTPMAALKHADPSGALITDAFYKLVFKYDVVLRLGLRAIRLLRWKAQKVKAGVRLLGFK from the exons ATGGCTCCCAAGACAGTGCTGATCACCGGCTGCTCCTCCGGCATCGGGCTGGCGCTGGCCGTGCGGCTGGCGCGGGACAAGCAGCGCCGCTTCCGAG TCATCGCCACCATGAGGAACGTGGGCAGGAGCGGGGcgctggcggcggcggcgggtcCGGCGTTGGGCCGGACGCTGGAGATCAAACAGCTGGATGTGTGTGATGAGGGTTCCATCCGTGCCTGCCTCGACAGCATCCCCGGGCGCCACGTCGATATCCTGG TCAGCAATGCCGGGGTGGGCATGGCGGGTCCCCTggagtgccagagcctggcagccaTGCAGAGCCTCATGGACACCAACTTCTTCGGCCTCGTCCGCCTGGTCAAGGAGGTGCTGCCTGACATGAAGCGGCGACGTGGGGGCCACATCGTTGTTATCAGCAGCATCATGGGCCTGCAGG GCATCGTCTTCAATGACATCTACTCAGCCTCCAAGTTTGCGGTGGAGGGTTTCTGCGAGAGCCTGGTGGTGCAAGCTCTGCGCTTCAATGTGGC GATCAGCCTGGTGGAGCCAGGGCCAGTGATGACAGAATTTGAGACGAAGTTATACGAGGAAGCTGAACGCGCCGACTACTCACGGACTGATCCCGAGACGGCGGAAATCTTCACCAAGCTCTACTTGAGGAACTCTAGGGATGTCTTCACCAGCCTGGGTCAGACCCCCGAGGACATTGCAGAG CACACCCTGCGGGTGATCGAGGCGGCGCGGCCGCCGTTCCGGCACCAGACCAACGTGGCGTACACGCCGATGGCTGCACTCAAACACGCCGACCCCAGCGGTGCCCTCATCACCGACGCTTTCTACAAGCTGGTGTTCAAGTACGACGTGGTGCTGCGGCTCGGCCTCCGTGCCATCCGTCTGCTCCGCTGGAAGGCACAGAAGGTCAAGGCAGGCGTGCGGCTCCTGGGCTTCAAATAA